In one window of Pieris brassicae chromosome 10, ilPieBrab1.1, whole genome shotgun sequence DNA:
- the LOC123714819 gene encoding TATA element modulatory factor-like, with protein MNWFDTSGLTSLAKNALKEAQKTIDKALDIQDESDEEEDNATSSEQFAKTTFSQSANKDPSDFFSSWGLTVSSEESKECVTKEQPVVTTSPSIAHPQSLWGSFAGSFFEQSDPNDGTIVRPPKAKSMNVISDKYDSQDDLFSKSQLVMSDGNEALIKTNEYKTDDRRKSSLTNALSFVSSRNSSDSVEVLSQSLKTTPDSEGASYQSVSQSSSTGLKPNSESVEILPDSLISPSSIECLGFDSYASDKNSSISSNSSPSDGLDKKSTPIGEHLEKVETADSVSLVDDDDTMSYNSISECTAPTVLDTDEKPLSPFPKTAKLDQRKVEKDLLHGEQKVPQIIQISENSSHDGSWSDQTLNADCDSIIHENINKERKDADIEDILIEKLSDSSSFYNVNVTGDLVRSESSAFVKLDRQRHSPPGSNDSSLKDCSIKERTSPSSSGSKSDLVKIGSDRTSGHTSGDEVETATSSDIEIIPSPNGDNGHCSRSSPGKYAFRHKLDGTTSPNLVDLVLGKNLATKIRGHTRELSDASIKSNLSDESQGSENEVLMRRLSEMAEILDARENRLMEVSRNNAELVENNVHLKSQMECLLAKQESSDINTITEDYTQRLSALEKKFQQAIRDKNHLRKQLDNLKLEIAKKNATGVDALLKEKDDIILQLQEEGEKLARQELQHTNIIKKLRSKERDNEQVIKGLRDKAAEQTAELDRMKRSLASKEEVEVSQIEAVYRLTTANKKMDTELVETKSALDDTTQKLESARTSLDVARREVNELQRTVSELQKVRAAGGELEADRDRAERRVERLERDLCQLRAERTREEARWVSREEALRREVGEAREEGALRTEAPHAALLDQLAALQRAAVERDRARDAAAARLAEAETQAAKAIERERLAREESGALARRLDEAEVAGEDALRRLRELSDRFALLEGRAERLRDALDVKTRESEEAKSAYGVAAAESARRLGEMERLLEEERVALDTERKRSSILQEQLSSRGDASPPRSVLSDSLSASAWHEEPAGGAGAVAGAWATGAASALLAERDALRTHVATLTRRLQDAQNVQEQYEALLEMYGEKEEQLEELKMDLHDVTQLYKQQIDELVALRQQVRRT; from the exons ATGAATTGGTTCGATACCTCGGGGTTGACGAGCCTTGCgaaaaatgctttaaaagaAGCTCAAAAGACCATTGATAAAGCGTTAGATATCCAAGATGAGAGCGACGAAGAGGAAGACAATGCTACGTCTTCCGAGCAGTTTGCAAAAACCACATTTTCGCAAAGTGCAAATAAAGATCCTTCAGATTTCTTTTCGTCGTGGGGTCTCACAGTCAGCAGCGAAGAAAGTAAAGAGTGTGTAACGAAAGAGCAACCCGTAGTAACTACAAGCCCTTCCATAGCACATCCACAAAGCCTATGGGGATCCTTTGCTGGGTCATTCTTTGAGCAATCTGATCCTAATGATGGTACTATTGTCAGGCCGCCGAAGGCAAAGTCTATGAATGTAATATCAGATAAGTATGATAGTCAAGATGACCTATTTTCTAAAAGCCAACTTGTCATGTCAGATGGTAATGAAGCATTAATTAAAACCAATGAATATAAGACCGATGATAGGCGCAAGTCATCACTAACAAATGCTCTGTCATTTGTCTCAAGTAGAAATAGTTCAGACTCTGTAGAGGTATTGTCACAAAGCCTAAAAACAACTCCAGACTCTGAGGGTGCATCTTATCAGTCCGTGTCACAAAGTAGCAGTACAGGCTTGAAACCTAATTCTGAATCAGTTGAGATTTTACCTGATAGTCTAATAAGTCCTAGTTCAATAGAATGTCTTGGTTTTGATAGTTATGCCAGTGATAAAAATAGCAGTATTTCATCAAATTCATCCCCAAGTGATGGCCTAGACAAGAAATCGACTCCTATTGGAGAACACTTAGAGAAGGTTGAGACTGCCGACAGTGTGAGCTTGGTTGATGATGATGACACAATGTCATACAATTCTATTTCAGAGTGCACTGCTCCTACTGTTTTGGATACTGATGAAAAGCCTTTAAGTCCTTTTCCAAAAACAGCTAAATTAGATCAAAGAAAGGTTGAAAAAGACTTATTGCATGGGGAGCAAAAAGTTccacaaataatacaaataagtgAAAATTCATCACATGATGGCTCTTGGTCAGACCAAACTTTAAATGCTGATTGTGATAGTATAATccatgaaaatattaataaggaaAGAAAAGATGCTGACATAGAGgacattttaattgaaaaactaaGTGACTCATCATCATTTTATAATGTGAATGTTACTGGAGATTTAGTAAGGTCTGAAAGTTCGGCATTTGTCAAATTAGATAGGCAAAGGCACAGTCCACCTGGAAGTAATGATTCTTCACTAAAAGACTGCAGTATCAAGGAGCGAACATCACCATCTAGTTCAGGTAGCAAGAGTGACTTGGTTAAAATAGGATCAGATCGGACCTCAGGTCACACTTCTGGTGATGAGGTAGAGACAGCAACCTCCTcagatatagaaattataCCCAGCCCCAATGGGGACAATGGCCATTGTAGCAGAAGTAGTCCTGGAAAATATGCTTTTAGGCACAAATTGGATGGTACAACATCTCCTAATTTAGTTGATTTGGTATTAGGTAAAAATTTGGCTACAAAAATTCGTGGGCACACCAGAGAATTGTCAGATGCATCCATTAAGAGCAATTTAAGTGACGAAAGTCAGGGTTCAGAGAACGAGGTATTGATGAGACGCTTAAGTGAAATGGCAGAAATTTTGGATGCTCGGGAAAATAGACTAATGGAAGTGAGTAGAAATAATGCAGAGTTAGTGGAGAATAATGTTCATTTAAAGAGCCAAATGGAGTGTTTGCTTGCAAAACAGGAAAGCAGTGACATCAATACTATTACAGAAGATTATACTCAGAGGCTATCAGCACTTGAAAAAAAGTTTCAGCAAGCCATTCGAGATAAG aaCCACCTAAGAAAGCAATTGGATAATCTGAAACTAgaaatagcaaaaaaaaatgcGACAGGTGTAGATGCACTTCTGAAGGAGAAGGACGATATAATCTTGCAGCTTCAGGAGGAAGGGGAGAAGCTGGCCAGGCAGGAGCTGCAAcacactaatataataaaaaagttaaggtCTAAGGAAAGGGACAACGAGCAGGTCATCAAGGGTTTAAG GGACAAAGCGGCAGAGCAGACGGCCGAGTTGGATCGCATGAAGAGATCGTTGGCGTCCAAGGAGGAGGTGGAAGTGAGCCAGATAGAGGCAGTGTACCGCCTCACCACTGCCAACAAGAAGATGGATACCGAGCTCGTCGAG ACAAAGAGTGCCCTCGACGACACCACACAGAAACTGGAAAGCGCCAGAACGTCACTGGACGTCGCCAGGCGAGAGGTGAACGAGCTCCAGCGGACCGTTTCCGAGCTGCAGAAGGTCAGAGCCGCGGGCGGAGAACTCGAGGCCGACAGGGACCGAGCCGAGAGGAGGGTCGAGCGCCTCGAACGGGACCTGTGTCAGTTGAGAGCCGAGAGGACCAGAG AGGAGGCCCGGTGGGTGTCCCGCGAGGAGGCGCTACGTCGCGAGGTGGGCGAAGCGCGAGAGGAGGGTGCCCTGCGGACCGAAGCGCCTCACGCCGCTCTGCTGGACCAGCTGGCCGCATTGCAGCGTGCGGCCGTCGAGAGGGACAGAGCCCGGGACGCCGCCGCCGCCAGGCTGG CGGAGGCGGAGACGCAGGCGGCCAAGGCCATCGAGAGAGAGAGACTCGCGAGGGAGGAGAGCGGCGCGCTCGCGAGGAGACTCGACGAGGCCGAGGTCGCCGGCGAAGACGCCCTACGCCGGCTGCGGGAGCTGAGCGATCGCTTCGCTCTCCTCGAGGGACGAGCCGAGCGGCTGCGCGACGCCCTCGACGT CAAAACCAGAGAGTCGGAGGAGGCGAAGAGCGCTTACGGAGTTGCAGCGGCGGAGTCGGCGAGGAGGCTAGGCGAGATGGAGCGGCTCCTGGAAGAGGAGCGCGTCGCCCTCGACACGGAGAGGAAGCGGAGCTCCATACTTCAG GAGCAGCTGTCGTCGCGGGGAGACGCGTCGCCGCCGCGCTCCGTGCTCTCGGACTCGCTCTCCGCTTCCGCGTGGCAC GAGGAGCCGGCGGGCGGAGCGGGAGCGGTGGCGGGCGCGTGGGCGACCGGAGCGGCGAGCGCACTGCTGGCCGAGCGGGACGCGCTGCGGACGCACGTCGCCACTCTCACGCGGCGGCTGCAGGACGCACAG AACGTGCAGGAGCAGTACGAGGCTCTGCTGGAGATGTACGGCGAGAAGGAGGAACAGCTGGAGGAGCTAAAGATGGACCTGCACGACGTGACGCAGCTCTACAAGCAGCAGATCGACGAACTCGTGGCGCTGCGGCAGCAGGTGCGGCGGACCTAG
- the LOC123715717 gene encoding uncharacterized Golgi apparatus membrane protein-like protein CG5021 isoform X1 → MNSNSATPGVPQVPLLDDDTIAFGEEDNANKQFVHPYIVFFHLVFRCSAIVVYILCGWFSDSFIASFVLVTLLLSADFWTVKNISGRLLVGLRWWNYVDDEGKSHWVFESKQNRVNGNESRLFWLGLTLCPLIWSGFFIISLLSFKFRWMLLVMIALTLTGANLYGYVKCKFGAKENLKSVTTDFVKKQFLANATSFMFAQPAPPNVNTNTGVV, encoded by the exons atgaattcaaattcTGCCACG CCAGGTGTCCCTCAGGTGCCGCTTCTTGATGATGATACAATTGCATTTGGCGAGGAAGATAATGCCAACAAACAATTTGT ACACCCATACATTGTGTTTTTTCACCTGGTCTTCCGGTGTTCTGCTATAGTAGTGTACATTTTGTGTGGATGGTTTTCTGACTCCTTCATAGCCAGTTTTGTATTAGTAACTCTATTACTATCTGCTGATTTTTGgactgttaaaaatataagtg GGCGTTTACTTGTGGGGCTGAGATGGTGGAACTATGTGGATGATGAAGGGAAATCCCATTGGGTTTTTGAGTCTAAACAG AATCGTGTAAATGGCAATGAAAGCCGTTTGTTCTGGTTAGGGCTCACCTTATGCCCTCTAATTTGGTCTGGCTTCTTCATTATTAGTCTGCTAAGCTTCAAATTTAGATGGATG CTTCTAGTTATGATTGCTCTGACTCTGACGGGGGCGAACCTTTACGGATATGTGAAATGTAAATTTGGAGCAAAGGAGAACCTGAAGTCTGTTACAACAGACTTTGTGAAGAAACAGTTCTTGGCCAATGCCACATCCTTCATGTTTGCTCAGCCAGCTCCTCCTAATGTTAACACCAACACTGGTGTTGtctag
- the LOC123715717 gene encoding uncharacterized Golgi apparatus membrane protein-like protein CG5021 isoform X2 encodes MNSNSATVPLLDDDTIAFGEEDNANKQFVHPYIVFFHLVFRCSAIVVYILCGWFSDSFIASFVLVTLLLSADFWTVKNISGRLLVGLRWWNYVDDEGKSHWVFESKQNRVNGNESRLFWLGLTLCPLIWSGFFIISLLSFKFRWMLLVMIALTLTGANLYGYVKCKFGAKENLKSVTTDFVKKQFLANATSFMFAQPAPPNVNTNTGVV; translated from the exons atgaattcaaattcTGCCACG GTGCCGCTTCTTGATGATGATACAATTGCATTTGGCGAGGAAGATAATGCCAACAAACAATTTGT ACACCCATACATTGTGTTTTTTCACCTGGTCTTCCGGTGTTCTGCTATAGTAGTGTACATTTTGTGTGGATGGTTTTCTGACTCCTTCATAGCCAGTTTTGTATTAGTAACTCTATTACTATCTGCTGATTTTTGgactgttaaaaatataagtg GGCGTTTACTTGTGGGGCTGAGATGGTGGAACTATGTGGATGATGAAGGGAAATCCCATTGGGTTTTTGAGTCTAAACAG AATCGTGTAAATGGCAATGAAAGCCGTTTGTTCTGGTTAGGGCTCACCTTATGCCCTCTAATTTGGTCTGGCTTCTTCATTATTAGTCTGCTAAGCTTCAAATTTAGATGGATG CTTCTAGTTATGATTGCTCTGACTCTGACGGGGGCGAACCTTTACGGATATGTGAAATGTAAATTTGGAGCAAAGGAGAACCTGAAGTCTGTTACAACAGACTTTGTGAAGAAACAGTTCTTGGCCAATGCCACATCCTTCATGTTTGCTCAGCCAGCTCCTCCTAATGTTAACACCAACACTGGTGTTGtctag
- the LOC123715084 gene encoding serine/threonine-protein kinase SMG1-like — protein sequence MRRGRETLLTLLEAFVYDPLVEWGGGRRRRGTRHVRAARAMLAVRQTPIDGDICHLLFVHFYSDRLVALLPEVQQCADKWLEENDKLNAIETKLQECHQQMALIKEIESYGNHLSGHPLYAISQKYTSYKQAKNAVEDSMKVLVKILNDFDTQIENFVTTNEVLNGPQLMAWVQEFSGSNEDDERPIFDHIQEFLTNAGQGSMLTQCEQAETELNQSMQQTNILIRSCLELLSQYVAVSQYYPQSQTEYHRIATFRKFLAAALESKSPEVCRDVANQVTAMVNAENTCGDSQQIIAFNYRLQQLNAEANVHLNKCLERLQVEGGPDAIVIAQEAYKEAKNNISNWVRTEEGAAGILESVVIGMLCNLNRRYLMLENGAQSAGDCLVDLTSREGEWFLDDMSALSMQAVELLSLLPLQSAAVEDAAMPVAVECVRNANLLLADLVQLNYNFSTIILPEALKKVHSEDSSALHVITELNAVIMNSQVPLNEILAQLELHFRYLLMDMESPAPGAQLLAAELRARYEALLSTTAEEGQSGGRMLLMGFNGLFAAVELRGRELADHLDSPVPPAWRKIDHVDDALRMSAAMQRGTLRAVLEDMFLVRRVQTVAEVFAMCVQVARAARGGPVAGPSPPPYDDAALAKPVGRYVAEYVSRCVLGVPSRALASVLCLLLRRARLDIGAEVEQKEIGASWSVSLESLCEKVCRAGSERGASLAGGVVAARARLSRAAAAVRVADRARAAARALRLRTAAHAHLHAEVLNGSQESSAALARRSRELSVAEERLASAAGRARSLVQSAHQRVKWGAGANPALRGVVRGLESAWGFREERARRLSSAASALARHARAAAALGAPPAARAQRTQRAARTLRTALAHWEKACALTQKYSLAVTPLEESLMEMLHPEGNIDAHWVETVSALVREMTQSVGGDATRARAQEAAASQALRRAADAVASPAAVRAALLPDLLAPLAALAEVSSLSRDERLAFVSRFSIRTSFQSESPAAEFLERWRAATERLNAIAAEAVSRRQVETASRSARTLRDDLPALLDALAELPANLSESGAGRPGRRPASAAARPHGRHAGERRNSVGAGVWRRVRLKLEGRDSPASQAARRATPAEQVDYIIAEATSVENLCLMYEGWMAWV from the exons ATGCGGCGTGGACGCGAGACGCTGCTCACGTTGCTCGAGGCGTTCGTGTACGACCCGCTGGTGGAGTGGGGCGGAGGCAGGCGACGTCGCGGCACGAGGCACGTGCGCGCCGCACGCGCCATGCTCGCCGTCAGA CAAACTCCGATCGATGGAGACATATGTCATTTACTGTTTGTTCACTTTTACAGCGATCGACTCGTCGCTTTGTTACCTGAAGTTCAGCAGTGCGCCGACAAGTGGCTCGAAGAGAACGATAAGTTAAACGCGATCGAAACGAAGCTCCAAGAGTGCCATCAACAGATGGCTTTGATAAAGGAAATAGAGTCATACGGCAACCACCTCAGCGGTCATCCTTTGTATGCGATATCACAGAAGTACACTTCCTACAAACAGGCTAAGAATGCAGTGGAAGATTCTATGAAGGTTCTTGTCAAAATACTCAACGATTTTGACACTCAAATTGAAAATTTCGTGACGACGAACGAAGTTCTAAATGGCCCCCAGTTAATGGCGTGGGTGCAGGAATTCTCGGGATCCAACGAAGATGACGAGAGACCTATTTTCGACCATATTCAGGAATTCCTTACTAACGCCGGTCAAGGCTCCATGCTGACCCAGTGTGAGCAGGCCGAGACCGAATTGAACCAGAGCATGCAACAGACAAACATTCTCATTCGATCATGTCTAGAGCTCCTATCTCAGTACGTAGCGGTATCGCAGTATTATCCGCAGAGTCAAACAGAGTACCATCGCATTGCCACGTTCCGTAAGTTTCTGGCCGCGGCGTTAGAGAGCAAATCCCCGGAGGTCTGCCGCGACGTCGCCAACCAAGTGACTGCCATGGTCAACGCGGAGAACACCTGCGGCGACTCTCAACAAATAATAGCATTTAATTACCGCCTGCAACAGTTGAACGCGGAGGCGAACGTCCACCTCAACAAATGTCTCGAAAGATTACAGGTGGAAGGTGGCCCAGACGCAATCGTCATAGCGCAGGAAGCTTACAAAGAAGCGAAAAATAATATCAGCAATTGGGTGAGAACCGAGGAAGGAGCCGCGGGAATTTTGGAGAGCGTGGTCATCGGGATGTTGTGCAATTTGAATAGGAGATATTTGATGCTCGAAAACGGCGCCCAGAGCGCCGGGGACTGTCTCGTGGACTTGACTTCTCGAGAAGGAGAGTGGTTCTTGGACGACATGAGCGCCCTGTCTATGCAGGCGGTGGAGCTGCTGTCTCTGCTGCCCTTGCAGTCGGCGGCGGTCGAAGACGCCGCGATGCCAGTGGCGGTCGAATGCGTCAGAAACGCAAACCTATTGTTGGCCGATTTAGTGCagttgaattataattttagcaCGATTATTCTGCCGGAAGCCCTAAAAAAGGTCCACTCGGAGGACTCGTCGGCGCTGCACGTGATCACCGAGCTGAACGCCGTCATAATGAACTCACAAGTTCCGTTAAATGAGATACTGGCTCAGCTAGAATTGCACTTCCGATATTTGCTGATGGACATGGAG TCGCCGGCGCCGGGAGCTCAGCTGCTAGCGGCGGAATTGCGCGCTAGATACGAGGCCCTCCTTTCGACGACGGCCGAGGAGGGCCAGAGCGGCGGTCGAATGTTGCTAATGGGTTTCAACGGGCTCTTCGCCGCCGTCGAGCTGCGCGGCCGCGAGCTCGCTGACCACCTCGACTCGCCCGTGCCGCCCGCCTGGAGGAAGATAGACCACGTAGACGACGCGCTGCGCATGTCG GCGGCGATGCAACGCGGGACGCTGCGGGCCGTGTTGGAAGACATGTTCCTGGTGCGGCGAGTGCAGACTGTGGCCGAGGTGTTCGCCATGTGCGTGCAGGTGGCCCGCGCCGCCCGAGGGGGGCCCGTCGCCGGCCCTTCTCCTCCGCCCTACGACGATGCGGCACTCGCCAAACCCGTCGGGCGCTACGTCGCCGAGTACGTGTCACGTTGCGTGCTGGGCGTGCCGTCGCGGGCGTTGGCCTCCGTGCTGTGTCTGCTGCTGCGCCGCGCCCGCCTCGACATCGGTGCCGAAGTCGAACAGAAGGAGATCG GGGCCTCGTGGAGCGTATCTCTAGAGTCGCTGTGCGAGAAGGTGTGTCGCGCGGGAAGCGAGCGCGGTGCTAGTCTGGCGGGCGGCGTGGTGGCGGCGCGGGCCCGCCTGAGCCGCGCTGCGGCCGCCGTCCGCGTCGCCGATCGCGCCCGAGCCGCCGCCAGGGCGCTGCGCCTCAGGACCGCCGCTCACGCGCACTTACACGCTGAG GTGCTGAACGGGAGCCAGGAGTCGAGCGCGGCGCTGGCAAGGCGTTCGCGAGAGCTCTCGGTAGCCGAGGAACGGCTGGCGAGCGCCGCGGGACGCGCACGCAGTCTCGTGCAGTCGGCGCATCAGCGCGTCAAGTGGGGCGCGGGCGCCAACCCGGCTCTGCGCGGCGTGGTGCGGGGGCTGGAGAGCGCGTGGGGCTTCCGCGAGGAGAGAGCGCGACGACTGTCGAGCGCCGCCTCGGCCCTCGCGCGCCACGCCCGCGCCGCAGCCGCCCTAGGCGCGCCTCCGGCCGCCCGAGCCCAGCGAACGCAGCGGGCTGCGCGCACGCTGCGCACCGCACTCGCTCATTGGGAGAAG GCCTGCGCCCTGACGCAGAAGTACTCGTTGGCGGTGACGCCGCTCGAGGAGTCGCTCATGGAGATGCTGCACCCCGAGGGAAACATCGACGCGCACTGG GTGGAGACGGTATCGGCGCTGGTGCGCGAGATGACGCAGAGTGTCGGCGGAGACGCGACTCGAGCGCGAGCGCAGGAGGCGGCGGCGTCGCAGGCCCTGAGGCGCGCCGCCGACGCCGTCGCTTCGCCGGCCGCCGTCCGCGCCGCCCTGCTGCCCGATCTGCTCGCGCCCCTGGCCGCCCTCGCGGAGGTGAGCTCCCTCTCGCGAGACGAGAGACTCGCTTTCGTTTCGCGATTCTCAATTCGGACTTCGTTCCAGAGCGAGAGTCCGGCCGCCGAGTTCCTCGAGAGGTGGCGCGCGGCGACGGAGCGGCTGAACGCGATCGCGGCGGAGGCGGTCTCCCGGCGCCAGGTGGAGACGGCGTCGCGGAGCGCCCGCACGCTGAGGGACGACCTGCCCGCCCTGCTCGACGCGCTCGCAGA ACTGCCGGCCAACCTGTCGGAGAGCGGCGCCGGGCGACCGGGTCGACGGCCAGCTTCGGCGGCGGCGCGGCCTCACGGCAGACACGCCGGCGAGCGCCGCAACTCCGTGGGGGCGGGCGTGTGGCGCCGCGTGCGCCTGAAGCTGGAGGGCCGCGACTCGCCCGCCTCCCAGGCGGCCAGGCGCGCCACGCCCGCCGAGCAGGTCGACTACATCATAGCGGAGGCGACGAGCGTCGAGAACCTGTGTCTCATGTACGAGGGCTGGATGGCCTGGGTGTGA